A section of the Macaca thibetana thibetana isolate TM-01 chromosome 10, ASM2454274v1, whole genome shotgun sequence genome encodes:
- the RPS21 gene encoding 40S ribosomal protein S21 isoform X2, whose amino-acid sequence MQNDAGEFVDLYVPRKCSASNRIIGAKDHASIQMNVAEVDKVTGRFNGQFKTYAICGAIRRMGESDDSILRLAKADGIVSKNF is encoded by the exons ATGCAGAACGACGCCGGCGAGTTCGTGGACCTGTACGTGCCGCGGAAATG CTCCGCTAGCAACCGCATCATCGGTGCCAAGGACCACGCATCCATCCAGATGAACGTGGCCGAG gTTGACAAGGTCACAGGCAGGTTTAATGGCCAGTTTAAAACTTATGCTATCTGCGGGGCCATTCGTAGGATG ggtGAGTCAGATGATTCCATTCTTCGATTGGCCAAGGCCGACGGCATCGTCTCAAA GAACTTTTGA
- the RPS21 gene encoding 40S ribosomal protein S21 isoform X1: MQNDAGEFVDLYVPRKCSASNRIIGAKDHASIQMNVAEVDKVTGRFNGQFKTYAICGAIRRMVSVPWALLTSGHRGLDPALPCA, encoded by the exons ATGCAGAACGACGCCGGCGAGTTCGTGGACCTGTACGTGCCGCGGAAATG CTCCGCTAGCAACCGCATCATCGGTGCCAAGGACCACGCATCCATCCAGATGAACGTGGCCGAG gTTGACAAGGTCACAGGCAGGTTTAATGGCCAGTTTAAAACTTATGCTATCTGCGGGGCCATTCGTAGGATGGTGAGTGTTCCCTGGGCTTTGCTCACTTCGGGACATCGTGGACTTGACCCTGCTTTACCCTGCGCATGA